One Sphingomonas limnosediminicola DNA segment encodes these proteins:
- a CDS encoding DUF6481 family protein → MASFKNPTFQDRAGQAAAAKQKALEQLRLRPEPDDAELAQRKAAEASRKAVRAEKSAAKKAAAEEAAQLKARAKEKASAPAPTEADRKAARDARYAARQARINR, encoded by the coding sequence ATGGCATCATTCAAAAATCCGACTTTTCAGGACCGTGCGGGTCAAGCTGCGGCGGCCAAGCAGAAGGCATTGGAGCAACTCCGGCTTAGGCCTGAGCCCGACGACGCTGAGCTTGCTCAGAGAAAGGCGGCTGAAGCATCAAGAAAGGCGGTTCGGGCGGAGAAGTCCGCCGCGAAGAAAGCAGCAGCCGAAGAAGCAGCTCAATTAAAGGCACGAGCCAAGGAAAAGGCCTCCGCGCCGGCGCCTACTGAGGCCGATCGAAAGGCCGCACGCGATGCTCGCTACGCAGCCAGGCAGGCCCGCATCAATCGTTGA
- a CDS encoding S41 family peptidase: MRFAATMACAAAIVLASSGAGAEPVVTGSVAKAVDEKLVVADLRRIIAANYVLADVRSRLDAALVKGLATGRYYVGDPGELVDRINADMKAVAHDAHLGMRYDPAQQAQLAARPAGSGADDAPPSDDEIRRAAKFNYGIVEMKVLPGNIRYIDLMGFFWGGQTAAAYDNAMRFLKDGDAAIIDIRQNGGGSPQAVQYLVSHFLEPNRPIVTFYMGANKVDHLSSLASLPAGRLVGKPLYVLTSGMTASAAEEFTGHVAGFKIGEVIGQNTVGAGFRNEFFPVSGGYVVSVSIGRAVLASTGKDWEGVGIAPTTKVEADDALEVAQVHALHRIASTASGMEKRMLESRAMLLQAKLSPVATALPIERYAGVYDGGRSVTLEGGALNYQRIGGPKVALISVGANEFGFSEDPLSRISFTVSGAGVTGLKLVRGDGSTVEAPRAR; encoded by the coding sequence ATGAGGTTTGCAGCAACCATGGCATGCGCAGCGGCGATCGTGCTGGCCAGCAGCGGCGCCGGCGCGGAACCGGTGGTGACAGGATCGGTAGCGAAAGCGGTCGACGAGAAACTCGTCGTTGCTGATCTCAGGCGGATTATTGCAGCCAATTACGTGCTCGCTGACGTCCGGTCGAGGCTGGACGCTGCGCTCGTGAAGGGGCTGGCTACGGGTCGCTACTACGTGGGCGATCCCGGAGAGCTGGTCGACCGGATCAATGCGGACATGAAGGCGGTCGCGCACGATGCGCATCTCGGCATGCGCTACGACCCCGCACAGCAAGCGCAACTCGCTGCAAGGCCAGCGGGCTCGGGTGCAGACGATGCGCCACCGAGCGACGATGAAATCCGCCGGGCGGCCAAGTTCAACTACGGCATCGTCGAGATGAAGGTGCTGCCTGGAAACATCCGCTACATCGATCTGATGGGGTTCTTCTGGGGCGGCCAGACCGCCGCAGCGTACGATAACGCCATGCGCTTCCTGAAGGATGGAGACGCCGCAATCATCGATATCCGCCAGAACGGAGGCGGCAGTCCGCAAGCAGTACAGTATCTTGTCAGCCACTTCCTCGAGCCCAATCGGCCGATCGTCACGTTCTACATGGGCGCGAACAAGGTCGACCATTTGTCCAGCCTCGCGTCGCTCCCTGCAGGACGGCTGGTCGGAAAGCCGCTGTACGTGCTGACCAGTGGGATGACCGCCAGCGCGGCCGAAGAATTTACAGGGCACGTAGCCGGATTCAAGATTGGCGAAGTCATCGGACAGAATACGGTGGGTGCAGGCTTCCGGAACGAGTTTTTCCCGGTTTCCGGTGGGTACGTCGTCAGTGTTTCCATCGGTCGGGCCGTTCTTGCCTCGACGGGGAAGGACTGGGAAGGGGTCGGCATCGCTCCGACCACGAAGGTCGAGGCGGACGACGCGCTCGAAGTCGCACAGGTCCATGCCCTGCACCGCATCGCATCGACAGCAAGCGGCATGGAAAAGCGCATGCTCGAATCGCGCGCCATGCTTCTCCAGGCCAAGCTAAGTCCGGTCGCCACCGCGCTTCCGATTGAACGCTACGCTGGCGTCTACGACGGTGGCCGGTCAGTGACGCTCGAAGGCGGCGCACTAAATTACCAGCGCATTGGAGGGCCGAAGGTCGCGTTGATTTCGGTCGGTGCCAATGAATTCGGCTTCAGCGAAGATCCGCTCTCACGCATCAGCTTCACGGTATCAGGCGCGGGCGTGACGGGCCTGAAGCTGGTTCGCGGAGACGGTTCGACCGTCGAAGCACCACGAGCGCGCTGA
- a CDS encoding VOC family protein, translating into MGVIGIGGLFFRAQDPEALTAWYRDHLNVGSGCAAPGAGEAEEWVWKAKGGPVVFAPFKADTDYFRADKAFMLNLRVTNLAQLVERLKNSGINVETRDEWNDPNVGSFARVHDPEGNPVELWEPPSA; encoded by the coding sequence ATGGGGGTGATCGGGATTGGTGGCCTGTTCTTCCGGGCGCAGGACCCGGAGGCGCTCACGGCCTGGTATCGCGATCATTTGAACGTCGGATCCGGTTGCGCCGCGCCGGGCGCCGGAGAAGCCGAGGAATGGGTGTGGAAGGCAAAGGGCGGGCCGGTCGTGTTCGCGCCGTTCAAGGCCGACACCGACTATTTCCGGGCCGACAAGGCATTCATGCTCAACCTGCGCGTCACCAATCTCGCGCAGCTCGTAGAGCGGCTGAAGAATTCCGGTATCAACGTCGAGACCCGTGACGAGTGGAACGACCCGAACGTCGGCTCATTCGCCCGCGTTCACGATCCTGAGGGCAACCCCGTCGAATTGTGGGAGCCGCCGAGCGCCTGA
- a CDS encoding N-acetyltransferase, which translates to MTSAAVTIRPVVTKKDKKSFVDFAWEVYKNDPAWVPPLKDEVHGLITPGKNPWFEHAKAQLWLAERDGKIVGRISAQVDELVLEHMGAGTGQWGMFEALDGEAAAALIATAEDWLRKQGMTRALGPISLSIWDEPGLEIEGFDEPPTAMMGHHRPEYQPWIEAAGYGKAKDLVTYSLDISNWNDPLINRLIAAGERNPKIRIRMVDKSRFDEEARLILNLLNDAWSNNWGYVPLTEAEIAYAGKKLKPIIFNELVRIAEVDGEPVAFMLTIPDINELTKDLNGELFPFNFIKLLWRLRKPRTQRLRVPLMGVAKKLHHTRLASQLAFMMIEYTRREGTTKYGATHGEFGWILEDNKGMLSIAQLPGAEINHRYRIYEKAL; encoded by the coding sequence ATGACCAGCGCCGCCGTAACGATCCGTCCTGTCGTGACCAAAAAGGACAAGAAAAGCTTCGTCGACTTCGCCTGGGAGGTCTACAAGAACGACCCGGCCTGGGTCCCTCCGCTGAAGGACGAGGTTCACGGCCTCATCACGCCCGGCAAGAACCCGTGGTTCGAACATGCCAAGGCGCAGCTCTGGCTCGCCGAGCGAGACGGGAAAATCGTCGGACGCATCAGCGCGCAGGTCGACGAACTGGTGCTCGAGCATATGGGCGCCGGCACCGGCCAATGGGGCATGTTCGAAGCGCTCGACGGCGAGGCTGCGGCCGCGCTCATCGCCACCGCCGAGGACTGGCTCCGCAAGCAGGGCATGACGCGCGCGCTCGGGCCGATCAGCTTGTCGATCTGGGACGAGCCGGGCCTTGAGATCGAAGGCTTTGACGAGCCGCCTACGGCGATGATGGGCCACCACCGGCCCGAATATCAGCCGTGGATCGAGGCGGCGGGCTACGGCAAGGCCAAGGACCTCGTCACTTACTCACTGGATATTTCGAACTGGAACGATCCGCTGATCAACCGGCTGATCGCGGCGGGCGAACGCAACCCGAAGATCCGCATCCGGATGGTCGACAAGTCGAGGTTCGACGAGGAAGCGCGGTTGATCCTCAACCTGCTAAACGACGCCTGGTCGAACAATTGGGGCTATGTCCCGCTGACCGAGGCCGAGATCGCCTATGCCGGCAAGAAGCTGAAGCCGATCATCTTCAACGAACTGGTGCGCATTGCCGAGGTCGACGGTGAGCCGGTCGCGTTCATGCTGACTATCCCGGACATCAACGAGCTGACCAAGGACCTCAACGGCGAGCTGTTCCCGTTCAACTTCATCAAACTGCTGTGGCGCCTGCGCAAGCCGCGGACGCAGCGCCTGCGCGTGCCGCTGATGGGCGTGGCGAAGAAGCTCCACCACACACGCCTCGCGAGCCAGCTCGCCTTCATGATGATCGAGTATACGCGCCGCGAAGGCACGACGAAGTACGGCGCGACGCATGGCGAGTTTGGCTGGATCCTGGAGGACAATAAGGGAATGTTGTCGATCGCCCAACTGCCCGGTGCCGAGATCAACCACCGCTACCGCATCTACGAGAAGGCGCTCTAA
- a CDS encoding fatty acid desaturase → MNQTATLERSANRAASMQPASSRIKDDATMLKAAANLTRDLNVPKSSIYWGDMLGSAALGYAGLFGAMLAPSTPLAIVAALIGILALYRAGSFIHELTHIKKGAVKGFRFVWNLIVGVPLLVPSFMYEGVHNQHHAKRYYGTVEDPEYLPLALMHPWTLPVFLIAAALAPVGMLIRFGILAPLSMLFPKLRALVVGRYSGLQINPKFVRPKPEGEFARDWAWQETACSVWAIALLTMVATGVVPLRDFLIFLGVASGVMFLNQIRTLVAHLWENDGEAMSVTAQYLDSVNVPPPGTLPALWAPVGLRYHALHHLLPGLPYHALGEAHRRLCKELEANSIYHASSHRGLSPLVVRLAASTWRTSRPS, encoded by the coding sequence ATGAACCAAACGGCGACCCTCGAACGCTCGGCGAACCGCGCTGCATCCATGCAGCCCGCGAGTTCGCGCATCAAGGACGACGCGACCATGCTGAAGGCCGCGGCGAACCTGACGCGCGACCTCAACGTTCCCAAGTCGTCGATCTACTGGGGCGACATGCTCGGCTCGGCAGCGCTGGGTTATGCGGGCCTGTTCGGGGCGATGCTAGCTCCTTCGACCCCGCTGGCGATTGTCGCGGCGCTGATCGGGATTCTCGCGCTCTACCGCGCAGGCTCGTTCATTCACGAGTTGACGCACATTAAGAAGGGCGCGGTGAAGGGCTTTCGCTTCGTCTGGAACCTCATCGTCGGCGTGCCGCTTCTGGTGCCGAGCTTCATGTACGAAGGGGTGCACAACCAGCACCATGCGAAGCGCTACTACGGGACGGTCGAAGATCCGGAATATCTGCCGCTCGCGTTGATGCATCCGTGGACGCTGCCGGTGTTCCTGATCGCCGCCGCGCTGGCGCCGGTCGGCATGCTCATCCGTTTCGGTATCCTCGCGCCGCTGTCGATGCTGTTTCCGAAGCTGCGCGCGCTGGTCGTCGGCCGCTACTCGGGCCTGCAGATTAATCCCAAGTTCGTGCGCCCGAAGCCGGAAGGGGAATTCGCGCGCGACTGGGCGTGGCAGGAAACAGCGTGCAGCGTGTGGGCGATCGCCCTGCTGACGATGGTCGCGACCGGCGTCGTTCCGCTGCGCGATTTCCTGATCTTCCTCGGCGTTGCTTCCGGCGTGATGTTCCTCAACCAGATTCGCACGCTCGTCGCGCATCTGTGGGAGAATGACGGTGAAGCGATGAGCGTTACCGCGCAATATCTCGACAGCGTCAACGTGCCGCCGCCGGGCACCCTGCCCGCACTATGGGCTCCGGTCGGGCTGCGCTACCACGCGCTCCACCACCTGCTTCCTGGCCTGCCGTATCATGCGCTGGGCGAGGCACACCGTCGCCTGTGCAAGGAGCTGGAGGCGAACTCGATCTACCACGCGTCGAGCCATCGCGGCCTGTCGCCGCTGGTCGTGCGGCTCGCAGCCAGCACTTGGCGGACGTCGCGTCCTTCCTGA
- the rplQ gene encoding 50S ribosomal protein L17: MRHRVGGRKLQRTSSHRAALFRNMAAALIKHEQITTTTAKAKELRPYVEKLITLAKHGGLSNRRLAQSRLMDETQLAKLFDVLAPRYADRNGGYIRIIKAGIRMSDAAPIAIIEFVDRDVSAKGQDSGPVMNEDELEAA; the protein is encoded by the coding sequence ATGCGCCATCGTGTTGGCGGCCGTAAGCTTCAGCGCACCTCAAGCCACCGTGCAGCCCTGTTCCGCAACATGGCGGCAGCACTCATCAAGCATGAGCAGATCACAACGACGACGGCCAAGGCGAAGGAGCTTCGCCCCTACGTCGAGAAGCTGATTACGCTCGCCAAGCATGGCGGCCTGTCGAACCGCCGTCTCGCGCAGTCGCGCCTGATGGACGAAACGCAGCTCGCCAAGCTGTTCGACGTCCTCGCGCCGCGCTACGCGGACCGGAACGGCGGCTACATCCGCATCATCAAGGCCGGCATCCGCATGTCGGACGCAGCGCCGATCGCGATCATCGAGTTCGTCGATCGCGACGTCAGCGCCAAGGGCCAGGACAGCGGCCCGGTGATGAACGAAGACGAGCTCGAAGCGGCCTAA
- a CDS encoding prolyl oligopeptidase family serine peptidase — MRRRLFVAVLLSSAVALTPTMSSAAQAPHAAPAFAYPQAKRVDVVETQFGVPVADPYRWLENDVRNDPEVANWVEAENKVTDAFLQTLPLRGFFKQRMTALYDYERYGLPVKKGGHYFYQHNTGLQNQSVLFVRDGLSGEPRQLIDPNGWSKDGATALAEWTPSDDGKLLAYSVQDGGTDWRTVRVMDVATGKLRTDELKWLKYSGGVAWAKDGTGFFYSRYPAPVAEATFQNATLNHRIYFHKLGTPQAADRLIYATAASPKLNHYVQVSDDGRWLVISTSEAGDENDVHVIDLRKQGLKPIALFTGRKNQWAYVGNDGMRFYFATDKDAPLKRVAAVDVGRAGATEATVVPEAKEALSDVSMIGGKLIASYLVDAKSEARVYSLTGNKLSTIDLPGIGTVGGFYGKSTDPETFFSFTSFNRPTTIYRYDTASGQESAWAEPKLTFDPETISVEQQFYQSKDGTKVPMFIVRKKGTSGPAPTLLYGYGGFNISVTPSFNPANIAWIERGGVYALANIRGGAEYGNAWHDGGRLANKQNVFDDFISAGEYLKAHGIAAPKGLAAIGRSNGGLLVGAVTNERPDLFDAVSPGVGVMDMLRFDKFTAGRYWVDDYGHPDKEGDFKTLLTYSPYHNIKGGKAYPALIAVTADTDDRVVPGHSFKYIAKLQATEGTGSAPHLIRIDTRSGHGSGKPITKIIEEYSDVYSFLGHFTGLDSTR; from the coding sequence ATGCGCCGGAGGTTGTTTGTTGCCGTCTTGTTGTCTTCCGCCGTCGCGCTGACTCCGACCATGTCATCCGCTGCACAAGCCCCGCATGCCGCGCCGGCTTTCGCCTACCCGCAGGCGAAGCGCGTCGACGTCGTCGAGACGCAGTTCGGCGTGCCCGTCGCCGACCCGTACCGCTGGCTCGAGAATGACGTCCGCAACGATCCGGAGGTCGCGAACTGGGTCGAGGCCGAAAACAAGGTCACCGACGCCTTTCTGCAGACGCTGCCGCTCCGCGGCTTCTTCAAGCAGCGCATGACCGCGCTCTACGATTACGAGCGCTACGGCCTGCCGGTGAAAAAGGGTGGCCACTATTTCTATCAGCACAACACCGGCCTGCAGAATCAGTCGGTCCTGTTCGTCCGCGACGGCCTCAGTGGCGAGCCGCGCCAGCTGATTGATCCCAACGGCTGGTCGAAGGACGGCGCCACCGCGCTTGCCGAATGGACGCCGAGCGACGACGGCAAGCTGCTTGCTTATTCCGTTCAGGACGGCGGCACCGACTGGCGCACGGTCCGCGTGATGGACGTCGCCACCGGCAAGCTCCGCACCGACGAGCTCAAATGGCTGAAGTACTCGGGCGGCGTCGCCTGGGCGAAGGACGGCACCGGCTTCTTCTATTCGCGCTACCCGGCGCCAGTGGCAGAAGCGACGTTCCAGAACGCGACGCTCAACCATCGCATTTATTTCCACAAGCTCGGCACGCCGCAGGCCGCCGACCGCCTGATCTACGCGACGGCGGCGAGCCCCAAGCTTAACCATTACGTCCAAGTCAGCGACGACGGTCGCTGGCTGGTGATCTCGACGAGCGAAGCGGGCGACGAGAATGACGTTCACGTCATCGACCTGCGCAAGCAGGGGCTGAAGCCGATCGCTTTGTTCACCGGCCGCAAGAACCAGTGGGCCTATGTCGGCAACGACGGAATGCGTTTCTACTTCGCGACCGACAAGGATGCGCCGCTAAAGCGTGTCGCGGCGGTCGACGTCGGTCGCGCCGGCGCGACCGAAGCGACCGTGGTGCCCGAAGCTAAGGAAGCGCTATCCGACGTCAGCATGATCGGCGGGAAGCTGATCGCCAGCTACCTCGTCGACGCCAAGAGCGAGGCGCGAGTCTACAGCCTGACCGGCAACAAGCTCTCGACCATCGACCTGCCGGGCATCGGCACCGTCGGCGGCTTCTACGGCAAGAGCACCGACCCGGAGACCTTCTTCTCCTTCACCAGCTTCAACCGGCCGACGACGATCTACCGCTACGACACCGCGTCGGGGCAGGAGTCGGCCTGGGCCGAGCCGAAGCTGACCTTCGATCCGGAAACGATTTCCGTCGAGCAACAATTCTACCAGTCGAAGGACGGGACGAAGGTCCCGATGTTCATCGTCCGCAAAAAGGGGACGAGCGGCCCGGCGCCGACACTTCTCTACGGCTATGGCGGCTTCAACATCTCGGTGACGCCGAGCTTCAACCCCGCGAACATCGCCTGGATAGAGCGCGGCGGCGTCTATGCGCTGGCGAACATCCGCGGCGGCGCGGAGTACGGCAATGCGTGGCACGACGGCGGCCGCCTCGCCAACAAGCAGAACGTCTTCGACGATTTCATCTCGGCGGGCGAATATCTGAAGGCGCACGGCATCGCAGCGCCCAAGGGCCTCGCGGCGATCGGCCGCTCGAACGGCGGCCTGCTTGTCGGCGCGGTGACCAATGAGCGTCCCGACCTGTTCGACGCCGTCAGCCCGGGCGTCGGCGTGATGGACATGCTCCGCTTCGATAAGTTCACCGCCGGCCGCTATTGGGTCGACGACTATGGCCACCCGGATAAGGAAGGGGACTTTAAAACGCTGCTGACTTATTCGCCCTATCACAACATCAAGGGCGGCAAGGCCTATCCGGCACTGATCGCGGTCACCGCCGATACCGACGACCGCGTTGTTCCGGGTCACAGCTTCAAATATATTGCCAAGCTGCAGGCGACTGAGGGCACGGGTTCGGCCCCGCACCTGATCCGCATCGACACCCGCTCCGGCCACGGCAGCGGTAAGCCGATCACCAAGATCATCGAGGAATATTCGGACGTCTATTCGTTCCTGGGGCATTTCACGGGCTTGGATTCCACGCGCTAA
- a CDS encoding SRPBCC family protein: MAGVFDLVLERTLNAPLDLVWEAYTKPEHLKRWFAPRPYEITEIELDLKPGGIFRIRMVGPDNFDTGHGTPGCVLEVIDKQKLSWTSALGPGYRPNEMGEGCESFPMTAIVTFADAGDGKTAYKAVALHRNEADRETHEKMGFHDGWGTVAKQLEELARELAVNA, translated from the coding sequence ATGGCCGGAGTATTTGATCTGGTGCTGGAGCGCACGCTCAACGCACCGCTCGACCTGGTGTGGGAAGCTTACACGAAGCCTGAGCATCTGAAGCGCTGGTTCGCGCCCCGGCCATACGAGATTACGGAGATCGAGCTCGACCTGAAACCCGGCGGGATTTTCCGCATCCGCATGGTCGGCCCCGATAATTTCGACACAGGCCACGGCACGCCCGGCTGCGTGCTTGAAGTGATCGACAAGCAGAAGCTCAGTTGGACCAGCGCGCTCGGCCCTGGGTACCGGCCTAACGAGATGGGCGAAGGCTGCGAATCATTCCCCATGACCGCCATCGTCACCTTCGCCGACGCCGGTGACGGCAAGACTGCCTACAAGGCCGTCGCGCTGCACAGGAATGAGGCGGACCGGGAGACGCATGAGAAGATGGGCTTCCACGACGGCTGGGGCACGGTCGCTAAGCAACTCGAGGAACTGGCGCGGGAGTTGGCGGTCAACGCCTGA
- a CDS encoding metalloregulator ArsR/SmtB family transcription factor — protein MLNDSPHLDRAFSALADPVRRGMLARLSRGPASVSELAAPLPMSLPAVMQHLKALEASGLVASRKKGRVRTVRLEREALSQVETWLTRRRQELEAQLDRFEDYLATLQTTEEFDGRSI, from the coding sequence ATGCTTAACGATTCGCCGCATCTTGATCGTGCCTTCTCGGCCCTCGCCGACCCCGTGCGCCGCGGCATGCTCGCTCGTCTTAGCCGTGGCCCCGCTTCGGTTAGCGAACTCGCGGCCCCTCTACCCATGAGCCTGCCGGCGGTGATGCAGCACCTCAAAGCACTCGAAGCGAGCGGCCTCGTTGCCTCGCGCAAGAAAGGGCGCGTGCGCACTGTCCGCCTCGAACGCGAAGCGCTCAGCCAGGTCGAGACCTGGCTCACCCGGCGACGCCAGGAATTGGAGGCTCAGCTCGACCGCTTCGAAGACTATCTCGCCACCTTGCAAACGACGGAGGAATTTGATGGCCGGAGTATTTGA
- the guaA gene encoding glutamine-hydrolyzing GMP synthase, with amino-acid sequence MTVQPTESILIVDFGSQVTQLIARRVREAGVYCEIAPFNSAEEAFERLQPKGVIFSGGPASVTAENSPRAPQVLFDSGLPLLGICYGQQTLHQQLGGKVVSSDRREFGRAFIDIVSPSGLFDGLWNVGEKHQVWMSHGDRVDTLAPGFEVVACSEGAPYAIATNEEAKRYSLMFHPEVVHTPDGGKLLANFVRHVCGCAGDWTMAGFRDAKIADIREQVGKGRVICGLSGGVDSAVAAVLIHEAIGDQLTCVFVDHGLMRQGEAEQVVSLFRNSYNIPLVHVDASADFLGGLEGVTDPEKKRKFIGAEFINVFEAEAKKIGGADFLAQGTLYPDVIESVSFTGGPSVTIKSHHNVGGLPERMNMKLVEPLRELFKDEVRELGRELGLPDAFVGRHPFPGPGLAIRIPGEVTQEKCDILRKADAVYLEEIRNAGLYDAIWQAFAVLLPVRTVGVMGDYRTYDYVCGLRAVTSVDGMTADVYPFDAAFLSRVATRIVNEVQGINRVVYDYTSKPPGTIEWE; translated from the coding sequence ATGACGGTCCAACCCACCGAATCCATCCTCATCGTCGACTTCGGCAGCCAGGTGACGCAGCTGATCGCGCGGCGCGTCCGTGAGGCCGGCGTATATTGCGAGATCGCGCCGTTCAATTCCGCCGAGGAAGCGTTCGAGCGGCTCCAGCCCAAGGGCGTCATCTTCTCTGGCGGTCCGGCGTCGGTCACCGCCGAAAACAGCCCGCGCGCGCCGCAGGTCTTGTTCGACAGCGGCCTTCCGCTGCTCGGAATCTGCTACGGCCAGCAGACGCTTCATCAGCAGCTCGGCGGCAAGGTCGTCAGCTCCGACCGGCGCGAGTTCGGCCGCGCGTTCATCGACATCGTCTCGCCGTCCGGCCTGTTCGACGGGCTGTGGAACGTCGGCGAAAAGCACCAGGTGTGGATGAGCCACGGCGACCGCGTCGACACGCTCGCGCCGGGCTTCGAGGTCGTCGCTTGTTCCGAAGGCGCGCCCTACGCCATCGCCACCAACGAAGAGGCCAAGCGCTACAGCCTGATGTTCCATCCGGAGGTCGTGCACACGCCAGACGGCGGCAAGCTGCTCGCTAATTTCGTGCGGCACGTGTGCGGCTGCGCGGGCGACTGGACGATGGCGGGCTTCCGCGATGCCAAGATCGCCGACATCCGCGAACAGGTCGGCAAGGGCCGTGTGATCTGCGGCCTGTCGGGGGGCGTGGACAGCGCCGTCGCGGCTGTGCTGATCCATGAGGCGATCGGCGACCAGCTCACCTGCGTGTTCGTGGACCACGGCCTGATGCGGCAAGGCGAGGCGGAGCAGGTCGTCTCGCTGTTCCGCAACAGCTACAACATCCCGCTGGTCCACGTGGACGCCAGCGCGGATTTCCTCGGCGGTCTCGAAGGCGTCACCGACCCCGAGAAGAAGCGCAAGTTCATCGGGGCCGAGTTCATCAATGTGTTCGAGGCGGAAGCAAAGAAGATCGGCGGCGCCGACTTCCTCGCGCAGGGGACCCTCTATCCGGACGTCATCGAGAGCGTCAGCTTCACCGGTGGCCCGTCGGTCACCATCAAGAGCCACCACAATGTCGGCGGCCTGCCCGAGCGCATGAACATGAAGCTCGTCGAGCCCTTGCGCGAGCTGTTCAAGGACGAGGTGCGCGAGCTTGGCCGCGAGCTCGGCCTGCCCGACGCCTTCGTCGGCCGCCACCCGTTCCCGGGCCCGGGCCTCGCCATCCGGATCCCCGGCGAGGTCACGCAGGAAAAATGCGACATCCTCCGGAAGGCCGACGCCGTCTATCTCGAGGAAATCCGCAACGCCGGCCTCTACGATGCCATCTGGCAGGCCTTCGCGGTGCTGCTCCCCGTCCGCACCGTCGGCGTGATGGGCGATTACCGCACTTACGATTATGTCTGCGGCCTTCGCGCCGTCACCAGCGTTGATGGGATGACCGCCGACGTCTATCCGTTCGACGCCGCTTTCCTGAGCCGCGTCGCGACCCGCATCGTCAACGAAGTGCAGGGCATCAACCGCGTCGTCTACGATTACACGTCGAAGCCTCCTGGCACGATTGAATGGGAATAG
- a CDS encoding L,D-transpeptidase family protein, whose amino-acid sequence MGKFLNFSVAVLTAAALAGCDTVPAPRLVQAAPPPEPVSHEVPYRWTQGNAPQAYKDMVDTFGRHGLKPGEYVVASTIPQGETRIVVDLLTQMAYVYRGDKLVGASTVSSAKRGMVTPLGFWSILEKRPFYRSKKYDNAPMPFMQRIDGYGIAFHGGNNPGYPASHGCIRLPMKFAEKLYGLTKVGSKVVIEG is encoded by the coding sequence GTGGGCAAATTCCTCAATTTCTCGGTTGCGGTGCTAACGGCTGCAGCGCTTGCAGGCTGCGACACGGTTCCGGCGCCCAGGCTGGTGCAGGCAGCGCCACCGCCGGAGCCGGTCTCGCATGAGGTTCCGTACCGTTGGACGCAGGGCAACGCCCCGCAGGCGTACAAGGACATGGTTGACACGTTCGGACGACATGGACTGAAGCCTGGAGAATATGTCGTCGCGTCGACGATCCCGCAGGGCGAAACCCGCATCGTCGTCGATCTGCTGACACAGATGGCCTACGTCTATCGGGGCGACAAGCTGGTCGGCGCATCGACCGTGTCGAGCGCCAAGCGCGGCATGGTCACGCCGCTCGGGTTCTGGTCGATCCTTGAAAAGCGGCCGTTCTACCGGTCCAAGAAGTACGACAATGCGCCGATGCCGTTCATGCAGCGCATCGACGGCTACGGGATCGCTTTTCATGGCGGCAACAACCCGGGCTATCCTGCTAGCCACGGCTGCATCCGCCTGCCGATGAAGTTCGCCGAGAAGCTTTACGGCCTGACGAAGGTCGGGTCCAAAGTCGTCATCGAAGGCTAG
- a CDS encoding acyltransferase family protein codes for MVAVLRADANVLHASIFRLLGERVLAVIAFLALTTFTIGSYSVGSTAVGDTTAIFVLGFPQVVFGYVTGMLLYRSRLRQSLPHLPAAVPIVALVMIIMAVTWQLAWWSEMLAVIAMPLVVLAGTRAMAAAPEFCDRLGRLSFPVYAVHLPIILACSVIFHPD; via the coding sequence GTGGTCGCTGTTCTTCGAGCCGATGCCAACGTCCTCCATGCGAGCATCTTCAGGTTACTTGGCGAGAGGGTTCTGGCCGTCATTGCTTTCCTTGCACTCACGACGTTCACCATCGGCTCCTACTCGGTTGGCAGCACGGCGGTCGGTGACACGACCGCGATTTTCGTCCTTGGCTTTCCGCAAGTAGTGTTCGGATACGTAACCGGCATGCTCCTCTACCGGTCTCGATTGCGTCAGTCGCTTCCGCATCTGCCGGCCGCAGTGCCAATAGTGGCGCTGGTCATGATCATCATGGCGGTGACCTGGCAGCTCGCCTGGTGGAGCGAAATGCTCGCTGTCATCGCGATGCCGCTGGTTGTGCTGGCGGGCACGCGGGCGATGGCGGCGGCGCCGGAATTTTGCGACCGGCTAGGGCGTCTGTCGTTCCCGGTTTACGCCGTTCACCTGCCTATCATCCTGGCCTGCTCAGTCATCTTTCATCCTGACTGA